A stretch of Peteryoungia algae DNA encodes these proteins:
- the erpA gene encoding iron-sulfur cluster insertion protein ErpA has protein sequence MSTETVTLSEAAAKRIAAIVAADAEKQALRVSVEGGGCSGFSYKFDLDGQPAGDDIVISRDGATVLIDPMSLIYMAGSEIDFVDNLLGQSFQIKNPNAVASCGCGTSFSV, from the coding sequence ATGAGCACCGAAACAGTTACCCTTTCCGAAGCCGCAGCGAAGCGAATCGCGGCGATCGTCGCTGCCGATGCCGAGAAACAGGCGCTGCGCGTGTCTGTCGAAGGCGGCGGCTGTTCCGGCTTCTCCTACAAATTCGACCTCGACGGCCAACCGGCAGGCGACGACATCGTGATCAGCCGCGACGGCGCCACTGTCCTGATCGATCCGATGTCTCTGATCTACATGGCCGGCTCCGAGATCGACTTCGTCGACAACCTGCTCGGCCAGTCGTTCCAGATCAAGAATCCCAATGCCGTGGCGAGCTGCGGCTGCGGCACCAGTTTCTCCGTGTGA
- a CDS encoding deoxyguanosinetriphosphate triphosphohydrolase encodes MTIDQSALGFGTGERAIYATNPLQSRGRLFAEGGSLTRSDFQRDRDRIVHTTAFRRLKHKTQVFIGPDGDHYRTRLTHTIEVAQIARALARALKLDEDLAEGVALVHDFGHTPFGHTGEDALHEVLEPYGGFDHNAQSLRIVTKLERRYADFDGLNLTWEALEGLVKHNGPLKTKDGQGTRGPVPQPILDYCEIHDLELESFAGLEAQVAAIADDIAYNTHDIDDGLRSGYLTFDMLEDVPFLAGLMKEVRDRYPHLDPDRFTHEIMRRQITRMVEDVIGVAQERLKLVAPQNVEDVRAASMTIATFSDQMAETDKAIKKLLFSRIYRHPDIMRIRAAAAEIVTDLFNAYMADPTLMKSHFWVNHISGLNDGQKARHVGDYLAGMTDTYAVRTHRELFDRTPELR; translated from the coding sequence ATGACGATTGATCAATCAGCACTGGGTTTCGGCACGGGCGAACGGGCGATTTACGCCACCAATCCGCTGCAAAGCCGTGGCCGGCTCTTTGCCGAGGGCGGCAGCCTCACCCGGTCCGATTTCCAGCGCGACCGCGACCGCATCGTCCACACGACCGCTTTTCGCCGCCTCAAGCACAAGACGCAGGTCTTCATTGGGCCGGACGGCGATCATTATCGCACCCGTCTGACGCACACGATCGAAGTTGCCCAGATTGCCCGAGCATTGGCTCGTGCGCTGAAGCTCGATGAAGATCTGGCAGAAGGCGTGGCGCTCGTGCACGATTTTGGCCACACACCCTTCGGCCACACCGGCGAGGATGCCTTGCACGAGGTGCTGGAACCCTATGGCGGCTTCGACCACAATGCGCAGTCGCTGCGCATCGTTACCAAGCTGGAGCGGCGTTATGCCGATTTTGACGGGCTCAATCTCACCTGGGAAGCGCTCGAAGGCCTGGTCAAGCACAATGGGCCATTGAAGACCAAGGACGGGCAGGGGACGCGCGGACCTGTACCCCAGCCGATCCTGGACTATTGCGAAATCCATGATCTGGAACTGGAAAGCTTTGCCGGGCTCGAAGCCCAGGTTGCGGCCATCGCCGACGACATTGCTTACAACACCCATGATATCGATGACGGTCTGCGCTCCGGTTACCTCACATTCGACATGCTGGAGGACGTGCCCTTTCTCGCCGGTCTGATGAAGGAGGTGCGCGACCGCTATCCGCATCTCGACCCTGACAGGTTTACCCACGAGATCATGCGCCGGCAGATCACGCGAATGGTCGAGGATGTGATCGGAGTGGCGCAGGAGCGGCTGAAGCTGGTGGCGCCCCAGAATGTCGAGGATGTCAGGGCGGCCTCGATGACGATCGCCACATTCTCCGACCAGATGGCCGAGACCGACAAGGCGATCAAGAAGCTCCTGTTCAGCCGCATCTATCGTCACCCCGACATCATGCGCATTCGGGCCGCCGCCGCCGAGATCGTCACCGATCTCTTCAACGCCTACATGGCCGACCCGACGCTGATGAAGAGCCACTTCTGGGTGAACCATATTTCCGGCCTCAATGACGGGCAGAAGGCCCGGCATGTCGGCGACTATCTGGCCGGCATGACGGATACCTATGCGGTGCGCACGCATCGGGAGTTGTTTGACCGGACTCCCGAATTGCGATAG
- the argS gene encoding arginine--tRNA ligase, whose amino-acid sequence MNLFADFEIRIKAALDEIEAVREKRDSLDFSRIVVEPPRDPSHGDAATNAAMVLAKGMGMNPRALADLIGEKLKQDPDIAEVGVAGPGFINIRLSVAYWQRLLAVMIREGTDFGRASVGAGHKVNVEYVSANPTGPMHVGHCRGAVVGDTLANLLGFAGYEVTKEYYINDAGAQIEVLARSAFLRYREALGETIGEIPAGLYPGDYLVPVGKVLADEYGTKLLTMPEEEMLDIVKDKAIAAMMVMIREDLATLNVHHDVFFSERTLHAGNGGRILSAINDLTFKGHVYKGKLPPPKGQLPEDWEDREQTLFRSTEVGDDIDRPLMKSDGSFTYFAADVAYFKDKFDRGFTEMIYVLGADHGGYVKRLEAVNRAVSEGKSKLTVLLCQLVKLYRDGEPVKMSKRSGDFVTLREVVEEVGRDSVRFMMLYRKNSEPLDFDFAKVTEQSKDNPVFYVQYAHARCMSIMRQAKEALPDLDIEKLDLASAVMGQIQDPTELSLVAKLAEYPRIIEAAALSQEPHRLAFYLHDLASSLHAHWNKGKDSPELRFVNDKHRELTIARLGLVHAVASVLKSGLAITGTEAPVEMR is encoded by the coding sequence ATGAATCTTTTCGCCGATTTCGAAATCCGGATCAAAGCAGCGCTCGACGAGATCGAGGCGGTGCGCGAGAAGCGGGACAGCCTCGACTTCAGCCGCATCGTCGTCGAGCCGCCGCGCGATCCGAGCCATGGCGATGCCGCGACCAATGCCGCGATGGTGCTCGCCAAGGGCATGGGCATGAACCCGCGCGCGCTGGCCGACCTGATCGGCGAAAAGCTGAAGCAGGATCCGGATATCGCCGAAGTCGGCGTCGCTGGCCCCGGTTTCATCAATATCCGGCTCTCGGTTGCCTATTGGCAGCGGCTGCTGGCGGTCATGATCCGTGAGGGCACGGATTTCGGTCGTGCCTCCGTCGGTGCCGGCCACAAGGTCAATGTCGAATATGTCTCGGCCAATCCGACGGGCCCGATGCATGTCGGCCATTGCCGTGGCGCCGTTGTCGGCGACACGCTGGCCAACCTGCTCGGTTTTGCGGGTTACGAGGTCACCAAGGAATACTACATCAACGATGCCGGCGCTCAGATCGAGGTCCTCGCCCGTTCCGCCTTCCTGCGCTATCGGGAGGCTCTGGGCGAGACCATCGGCGAGATCCCCGCAGGTCTCTACCCGGGTGACTATCTGGTTCCGGTTGGCAAGGTCCTGGCCGACGAGTATGGCACCAAGCTCCTCACCATGCCGGAAGAGGAGATGCTCGATATCGTCAAGGACAAGGCCATCGCTGCAATGATGGTCATGATCCGCGAGGATCTTGCCACGCTCAACGTGCATCACGACGTCTTCTTCTCCGAGCGCACCCTGCACGCCGGCAACGGCGGCCGCATCCTCTCGGCCATCAATGACCTGACCTTCAAGGGCCATGTCTACAAGGGCAAGCTGCCGCCGCCGAAGGGGCAGTTGCCGGAAGATTGGGAAGACCGCGAGCAGACGCTGTTCCGCTCGACCGAAGTCGGTGACGACATCGACCGCCCGCTGATGAAGTCGGATGGTAGCTTTACCTATTTCGCTGCCGACGTTGCCTATTTCAAGGACAAGTTCGATCGCGGCTTCACCGAGATGATCTATGTGCTGGGTGCCGACCATGGCGGCTATGTGAAGCGGCTGGAGGCGGTCAACCGCGCCGTGTCGGAAGGCAAGTCGAAGCTCACCGTCCTGCTTTGCCAGCTGGTCAAGCTTTACCGCGACGGCGAGCCGGTGAAGATGTCGAAGCGTTCAGGCGATTTCGTCACGCTGCGCGAAGTGGTCGAGGAAGTTGGCCGCGATTCGGTGCGTTTCATGATGCTCTACCGGAAGAATTCCGAGCCGCTCGACTTCGACTTTGCCAAGGTGACGGAGCAGTCGAAGGACAATCCGGTCTTCTATGTGCAGTATGCCCATGCGCGTTGCATGTCGATCATGCGCCAGGCAAAGGAAGCCTTGCCCGATCTCGATATCGAGAAACTCGACCTTGCCAGTGCCGTAATGGGACAGATCCAGGACCCAACGGAACTGTCACTGGTTGCAAAGCTTGCCGAATATCCGAGAATCATCGAGGCAGCAGCATTGTCCCAGGAGCCGCATCGACTTGCATTTTACCTGCATGATCTGGCAAGCTCGCTCCATGCTCACTGGAACAAGGGCAAGGATTCGCCCGAATTACGCTTTGTTAACGATAAACATAGAGAATTAACCATCGCCAGGCTTGGGCTGGTGCATGCTGTCGCCTCCGTGTTGAAGTCGGGACTCGCCATTACTGGCACCGAAGCTCCGGTCGAAATGCGATAG